Proteins from a single region of Corynebacterium casei LMG S-19264:
- a CDS encoding SdpI family protein, producing the protein MIITALALFIVGIALMFNGLQMRKKRLQLGSTWGFRTEDTMVSDAVWKHSHASVGLTVMFAGLGAEIAGAILLLIPAQSVTVSLTVTLCGLAWVALLYLAAKSRASEMATRIYKSSTGRR; encoded by the coding sequence GTGATTATCACTGCGCTTGCGCTGTTTATTGTCGGAATCGCGTTGATGTTCAACGGGCTGCAGATGCGCAAAAAGCGCCTGCAATTAGGCTCAACCTGGGGTTTTCGTACCGAAGACACGATGGTTTCTGACGCGGTGTGGAAGCACAGCCATGCCAGCGTCGGTTTGACTGTTATGTTCGCAGGACTCGGCGCGGAGATTGCTGGAGCTATCCTATTGCTCATTCCTGCGCAGAGTGTGACCGTAAGTTTAACGGTCACACTCTGCGGTCTGGCGTGGGTGGCCCTGCTTTATCTTGCTGCTAAGAGCAGGGCCTCGGAGATGGCCACCCGCATCTATAAAAGCTCTACTGGGCGTCGATAG
- a CDS encoding SDR family oxidoreductase — MTEVQESKIAVVTGATGGMGVEIVANLVADHHVYALGRDKAKLEELVAAHGEAVTAVEVDLVNELESMESVLPALERVDVLVNAAAIANAFSVETARVEDWRSHMDLNVHVPAELTRVLLPGLRAAEGTAIFINSGAGRGGFGDNVVYAATKHALYALADGLRKSEHDIRVSTIAPGPTDTAMFQGLNGNYDKSHVIAPVEVAKAIRAVIDAGPTTQLTEVQVRPRIELADRN; from the coding sequence ATGACTGAAGTACAAGAATCTAAGATTGCTGTTGTTACAGGCGCTACCGGCGGCATGGGTGTGGAGATTGTTGCCAATTTGGTAGCTGACCACCATGTTTATGCTTTGGGCCGCGATAAAGCGAAGCTTGAAGAACTCGTGGCCGCGCACGGCGAGGCAGTTACCGCTGTCGAAGTTGATTTGGTTAATGAGCTGGAATCGATGGAATCAGTTCTGCCGGCGCTTGAACGCGTCGATGTGCTGGTTAACGCAGCTGCGATTGCGAATGCTTTCTCCGTTGAAACGGCGCGGGTAGAAGATTGGCGTTCGCACATGGACCTTAACGTGCATGTTCCAGCTGAACTGACCCGCGTGCTGCTACCAGGACTGCGGGCGGCAGAAGGCACCGCAATCTTTATCAACTCTGGCGCCGGCCGTGGTGGATTCGGGGACAACGTCGTTTACGCCGCAACAAAGCACGCGCTTTATGCGCTTGCTGATGGCCTCCGGAAGTCTGAACACGACATTCGTGTGAGCACCATCGCGCCGGGGCCAACGGACACCGCGATGTTCCAAGGGCTCAATGGTAACTACGATAAGAGCCACGTGATTGCCCCAGTGGAAGTAGCTAAAGCTATCCGCGCCGTGATTGATGCGGGTCCAACAACGCAGCTGACTGAGGTTCAGGTTCGTCCGCGGATCGAACTCGCGGACCGCAATTAA
- a CDS encoding cystathionine gamma-synthase: protein MSGKTKRELASGFNSRAIHAGWEPDEHMGSINVPIYASTTFAQNGLADLRGGFEYGRVANPTVRSLEHTLAALEDAKYARVFASGMAATDALIRILVRPGDHVILGNDAYGGTYRLLNNDYGEWGLELSIVDTSDLDAVAAAIRPNTKLIWLETPTNPALTVTDIEGVVAIKQHAQVVVDSTFATPYLQNPLSLGADYVLHSTTKYLGGHSDVLGGAVVTNDEQVDERLLYFQGCVGAVSSPFDAYLTARGIKTLAVRMERHCTNAQQVAEYLQSRPEVKQVLYPGLPDHPGHELAAKQMRGFGGMMSVRFHKEDHARQVCLNTRLVCLAESLGGVESLIEHPEKMTHVSAEGSELVPPTDLVRISIGIEDVEDLLADFEQALDDLD from the coding sequence ATGTCTGGAAAAACCAAGCGCGAACTTGCTAGTGGGTTTAACTCCCGCGCTATCCACGCAGGGTGGGAACCAGATGAGCACATGGGCTCCATCAACGTCCCGATCTATGCGTCGACAACTTTCGCGCAGAATGGTCTTGCGGATCTGCGCGGTGGCTTTGAGTATGGCCGCGTGGCCAACCCAACCGTGCGCTCTTTGGAGCACACCTTGGCGGCATTAGAGGACGCTAAGTATGCCCGCGTATTTGCTTCCGGTATGGCAGCGACGGATGCTTTGATTCGTATCCTGGTACGCCCCGGCGACCACGTTATCTTGGGCAATGACGCTTATGGCGGCACCTACCGCCTGCTTAATAATGACTACGGCGAGTGGGGCTTGGAGCTGTCCATCGTTGACACCTCTGATTTGGATGCAGTTGCTGCGGCAATTCGTCCGAATACGAAGCTGATCTGGCTGGAAACCCCAACCAACCCGGCGTTGACCGTGACCGATATTGAAGGTGTTGTTGCCATCAAGCAGCACGCACAGGTTGTTGTAGACAGCACCTTTGCAACTCCGTACCTGCAAAACCCGCTGTCTTTGGGTGCGGATTATGTTCTGCATTCAACCACCAAGTACTTGGGCGGACACTCGGACGTCCTAGGCGGCGCAGTAGTGACTAATGATGAGCAGGTGGATGAGCGCCTGCTGTACTTCCAGGGCTGCGTTGGCGCAGTTTCTTCGCCTTTCGATGCTTATCTCACCGCGCGCGGCATTAAGACCTTGGCTGTGCGTATGGAGCGCCATTGCACTAACGCGCAGCAGGTAGCGGAGTATCTGCAGTCACGTCCAGAGGTTAAGCAGGTGCTGTACCCAGGTCTGCCGGATCATCCAGGCCATGAGCTGGCAGCGAAGCAGATGCGAGGCTTCGGCGGCATGATGTCCGTGCGCTTCCACAAAGAAGACCACGCACGCCAGGTCTGTTTGAACACTCGCCTGGTGTGTTTGGCGGAATCCCTCGGTGGTGTGGAATCGCTCATTGAGCACCCAGAGAAGATGACGCACGTATCGGCGGAAGGCTCCGAGCTGGTTCCACCGACTGACTTGGTTCGTATTTCCATCGGTATTGAGGATGTTGAAGACCTTCTCGCCGACTTCGAGCAAGCACTCGACGACTTGGATTAA
- a CDS encoding mechanosensitive ion channel family protein — protein sequence MITLTNFSSLADIATLAAASTSPSEAVDSVSSWWSDPQTQEWLINRPIAIALIIIVALILHWLVRRLIGKLAQSSIEKKTIRTSPIAKLARPGGKNKKQKEKQEKQLEAIDKSHENRRISRIKTLANVARSAAAIVVWGWAFLASLDQVGVNIAPLIASAGVLGVALGFGAQSLVKDFLSGIFMLLEDQYGIGDTIDLGNGIFGDVEEITLRITTVRDIDGALWYVRNGEILQVANHSDEFSVARVQVPVGLSNDTEKAYEVIESSVKAAAKTPEVAGLILDEPVVNGVTDFQPDYLSFRVSVKTLPGSQWDVQRILQARVLNSMNDAGIATPYPYGIGITAPQLKKDE from the coding sequence GTGATTACCCTGACTAATTTCTCATCACTTGCAGATATAGCGACGCTGGCTGCGGCTTCGACTTCTCCAAGTGAAGCCGTTGATAGTGTCTCCAGCTGGTGGTCTGATCCTCAAACCCAAGAATGGTTGATTAACCGTCCAATTGCTATCGCCCTCATCATTATTGTTGCGCTGATTCTGCACTGGCTCGTGCGACGCCTGATCGGTAAATTAGCTCAATCTTCCATCGAGAAGAAGACCATCCGTACCTCCCCCATCGCCAAGCTTGCTCGGCCGGGAGGGAAAAACAAGAAGCAAAAAGAGAAGCAAGAAAAGCAACTCGAAGCGATTGACAAATCGCACGAGAACCGGCGAATCTCGCGCATTAAAACTCTGGCGAATGTCGCCCGCTCTGCGGCAGCCATCGTGGTGTGGGGTTGGGCATTCCTAGCCAGCCTTGACCAGGTCGGTGTTAACATCGCTCCGCTGATTGCCTCTGCTGGTGTTCTTGGTGTTGCTCTTGGTTTCGGCGCGCAATCACTGGTCAAGGACTTCCTGTCCGGTATCTTCATGCTGCTGGAAGACCAGTACGGCATTGGTGACACCATCGACTTGGGCAACGGCATCTTCGGTGACGTGGAAGAAATCACCCTGCGTATCACCACCGTGCGCGATATTGATGGCGCACTCTGGTACGTCCGCAACGGTGAAATCCTTCAGGTTGCTAACCACTCCGACGAATTCTCTGTCGCCCGCGTCCAGGTCCCAGTTGGTCTGTCTAATGACACCGAAAAGGCCTATGAGGTCATTGAAAGCAGCGTGAAGGCTGCCGCGAAGACGCCAGAAGTTGCCGGTTTGATTCTGGATGAACCAGTAGTCAACGGCGTTACCGACTTCCAGCCGGACTACCTATCCTTCCGTGTTTCCGTGAAGACACTGCCTGGCTCCCAGTGGGATGTCCAGCGTATTCTGCAGGCACGCGTTCTCAATTCCATGAACGATGCTGGCATTGCTACCCCCTACCCGTATGGTATTGGTATCACTGCCCCACAGTTGAAGAAGGACGAGTAA
- a CDS encoding globin, with the protein MSANNSVYEAIGGMPTFRKIVSGFYKQVPEDDILGPMYPDQDFAGAEDRLLWFLAQYWGGPALFNENRGSPRMRMRHMNYPIDMAAHDRWLKLMKNSLDDIDEETLPMPYRQMIWQHMNQLAGMLINKAP; encoded by the coding sequence ATGTCTGCGAATAACAGCGTCTATGAGGCGATTGGCGGAATGCCGACCTTTCGAAAGATAGTGTCGGGATTTTATAAACAGGTACCGGAAGACGACATCTTGGGTCCGATGTACCCGGACCAAGACTTCGCCGGTGCTGAGGATCGCCTCCTCTGGTTCCTCGCCCAGTATTGGGGCGGGCCGGCGCTGTTTAATGAAAATCGCGGTTCACCGCGCATGCGCATGCGCCACATGAATTACCCGATTGATATGGCAGCCCATGACCGCTGGTTGAAGTTGATGAAGAATTCTCTCGATGACATCGATGAAGAAACCCTTCCGATGCCATACCGTCAAATGATTTGGCAGCACATGAACCAGCTAGCTGGCATGCTCATCAACAAAGCGCCTTAA
- a CDS encoding HNH endonuclease signature motif containing protein, which yields MKNYKAFIQHATQAVSVLRDMAELSVYDMAADDMALKTARKYSKLADVFFGSTDSPRLQRESVALAEERGLSMERLQMIDSHAQKLKKKRGAAWKLRAELIAHEGTYEEVNALGNQRVDEIVGDKPKEPGMRISRPKNGMVTMSITDTQRRITDFEKTLDAIETSSEPRSKALLEAFWKHIDGGGGVLKPEYRTVIAIGLDQSATIIRGEGDESIIGASDGTTMTGAEIVNLAVSGALGDKIYAGLFHPTAGPVNLYEARFASGKQRILAMAENLVCPWPDCKVPADRCQVHHLVAHKNGGQTNPSNLTTLCAYHNGVNDDGARARRREKSRGRMIRHRGQVKLVTPGRKLLGNTHDLSTMGAMDLI from the coding sequence ATGAAAAATTACAAAGCATTCATACAACACGCCACCCAGGCGGTGAGCGTTTTAAGAGACATGGCGGAACTATCCGTTTATGACATGGCCGCCGATGACATGGCGTTAAAGACGGCGAGAAAGTACTCCAAATTAGCGGACGTCTTCTTCGGCTCCACCGACTCACCACGCCTTCAGCGCGAGTCCGTAGCACTCGCCGAAGAGCGCGGGTTGAGTATGGAACGTCTACAAATGATTGATAGTCACGCTCAGAAGTTAAAGAAAAAGCGCGGTGCCGCGTGGAAGCTACGTGCCGAACTCATAGCGCACGAGGGCACTTATGAAGAAGTCAACGCCCTGGGCAACCAGCGCGTCGATGAGATTGTCGGCGACAAGCCGAAAGAGCCGGGTATGCGTATAAGCCGCCCAAAGAACGGCATGGTCACGATGAGCATCACCGATACCCAGCGCCGCATCACCGACTTTGAGAAGACCCTTGATGCCATAGAGACCTCATCAGAGCCGAGGTCGAAGGCACTGTTAGAAGCGTTTTGGAAACATATCGATGGTGGCGGTGGTGTGCTCAAACCCGAATACCGCACTGTTATTGCCATCGGTTTGGATCAATCCGCAACGATTATTCGCGGCGAAGGCGACGAATCCATCATCGGCGCCTCCGACGGCACGACTATGACTGGTGCTGAGATCGTTAACCTTGCGGTTTCTGGTGCCCTTGGCGACAAGATTTACGCCGGACTCTTCCATCCCACCGCCGGGCCAGTGAACTTGTACGAAGCTCGGTTCGCGTCAGGCAAGCAACGGATTCTAGCCATGGCGGAGAATCTTGTGTGCCCGTGGCCGGACTGCAAAGTACCAGCCGATAGATGCCAGGTACACCACCTAGTTGCGCATAAGAATGGTGGGCAGACGAATCCTTCGAATCTCACCACGCTGTGCGCCTATCACAACGGTGTCAACGACGACGGCGCCCGGGCAAGGCGCCGCGAGAAAAGTCGAGGGCGGATGATACGCCACCGCGGACAGGTCAAGCTTGTTACCCCAGGTAGAAAACTGCTGGGCAACACGCAT